From the genome of Actinomycetes bacterium:
CGGCAGCGACGGGTCGACATCCGCGTGGACGTGCCGCGGACACAGCTCGAGGCGCCGGAAGCCGGCGCGGTAGAGCGCGCGGACGACCGACGACCGGACGTGCGAGTCCTCCGCGCGGAGGTCGACCGCCAGCCCCCGGAGGTGCGCCGAGTCCGGCGCGCCACCGCAGGCCACGTTCTCCGCGGGCGTCCGTAGGCCGGAGGTGATGACGAACGGCACGCCGGCCGCGCCCCGCGCCTCGTCGAGCATCTCGACGAGCCCGGGCTGGAGGCCCCGCACCTCGTCGTCCGTGAACCAGATGGCCATCAGCTCCCCTCCCCCTCGGCCCCCGTCGGGGCGGGGGCGACGGCCCGCGACTTGTCCCGGCTCTCGGCCGAAGCCGACCGGTGCGCGGACGCGCCCCCGCCCCCCAGGGCCTTGCAACTCGCCTCGTGCTCTACGCTCACCAGCCGCCCGTTCGAGCTGATGACGCGCCCCCTGCAGAACTCGCAGGGCCGCGCCCTCGAGTACCACGCCGCCGTCGGCGACAGCGGCGGGACCCGGCTCGAGCGGACGCGAGGGTTCACGGGCCGAACGACCCCGCGGCGCACTGGTGGCTCGGGTACACCCCGAGCCGGTAGGTCACCCCGCAGCGCGAGCACGTCACCCACGTCTCGACCGGGTACGTCGTCGGCGCCGGCGGGTACGTCGTCGGCGCCGGGGGCCGGCACTCGTGGGGCGCCCCGCAGTCCGGGCAGAACTTCGTCACTGCGCCGCGGACTTCTTCGGGTTGCCCTTGGCGTCGTTCGGGTGCTTCGGGTCGCGGCCGCCCCCCTTGACGAACGGAGCCGCCTTCTTCCCGCCGAACGGGTTGCCCTTGCCCATCACCACCTCCCTGCACGCGGGGAGCCCACCTCCCCGCTCACGACGTCGAAGTACCAGCGGAACCTCGCCGCGGCGCGCGAGGCCCACGTCCCGAGGCACGCGTGCCGCGCGCCGGCAGCCCCGCACCGCCCGCAGCGGCGCGTCACGGCTTCGGCAGCGACAACGGCGTCTTCCGCAGCTCCGCCACCACCGCCTCGAGCGCGAGCTTCTCGAGCTGCGCCCGGTGCTCTTCCCAGACCGCCACCAGCTCCGGCGGGACCGCCGGGAGGACGACCTGCGGCCGGTGGTCCTTGATCCACGCGACCCCGGCGGTCACGGCCATCGTCGCGATCCCGTACCACTCGGGCTGCGTGACGCGGTGGTCGAGGAGCGCCGACAGCGCGACGGGGAGCGCCGCGCTGGCGACCGCGCACAGCAGGCCCTCAGCCCACTTGTCCCAGCGGAAGCCCGCCTTCACCTTCAGGAACGTCATCGTCACCCCCTCAGAACGCCCTCACCGCTAAGCCGAGCTGCGCGAACGACGAGCGCGACCCGACGGCGAACTCCCCCACCAGGGCCGTCCGGTCGGACGTCCGCACCTGGTACGTCGACACCAGCGCGACGCCGTGCAGCGCCTGGTGCTGGCCGACCGCGGCGTAGACCCACCACGAGGGGCCGTCGACCCGGACCCCGACCCCCGCGGTGAACGCCTTCGGGAAGTCCGGGAGCACCCCGGCCGCGGTCGTCTCCAGCGAGCGTGCCACAGATGCGCCGGCAGCTGCGGCAACCACGACGCCGCCCGCGCCCCAGAGGTTCCGGTGCGCCGCGACCCCGACCTCCGCGGCTCGGAACGTCTTCACCTGGTCCTGGGCGAACTCGCCCGGGATCCCGATGGCGTCGGCCCGGAACGCGATCC
Proteins encoded in this window:
- a CDS encoding D-Ala-D-Ala carboxypeptidase family metallohydrolase; its protein translation is MAIWFTDDEVRGLQPGLVEMLDEARGAAGVPFVITSGLRTPAENVACGGAPDSAHLRGLAVDLRAEDSHVRSSVVRALYRAGFRRLELCPRHVHADVDPSLPQDVLVLGPDR